A stretch of Cyanobacterium sp. HL-69 DNA encodes these proteins:
- a CDS encoding Pterin-binding family, which produces MTKLLEFSESDNRLSNRFIELDPEGYFIISIDREKELICAEHYSNAINDQGLAVDPDTGEVIACKGAKPRQAVTLFTGKTAKEICIKLFEEVNKPPVSMFDHAAYLGREFVRAEIALKTGEDYIQD; this is translated from the coding sequence ATGACAAAATTATTAGAGTTTTCCGAGTCCGATAATAGATTATCTAACCGTTTCATTGAATTAGACCCTGAAGGATATTTTATCATTTCCATAGACCGAGAAAAAGAATTGATTTGTGCAGAGCATTATAGTAATGCTATTAATGATCAAGGTTTGGCGGTTGATCCAGACACGGGGGAGGTGATAGCCTGTAAGGGGGCAAAACCTCGTCAAGCAGTAACTTTATTTACGGGTAAAACTGCTAAGGAAATTTGTATTAAACTTTTTGAGGAAGTTAACAAACCTCCTGTTAGTATGTTTGATCATGCGGCTTATTTAGGTAGGGAGTTTGTGAGGGCGGAGATTGCCCTGAAGACTGGAGAGGATTATATTCAAGACTAG
- a CDS encoding High-affnity carbon uptake protein Hat/HatR, translating into MKLTKLTLFLLLFLSWNVFFSQENKAESETSPDDTEILYYRNPDLGNVTNRWQDLELLRSLEEHTSPVNGLAFDPHGKNLVSVGSYNDPRMRFWEVETGRQFKHQRAHGSAVSSLLYSPDGKTIVTTGQASDIRIWDGETGEHETTLLSHANNVMAIAISPDSKTLVSGALDGIRVWNLEFRRLSYILNSVGNPTYALAIHPEGRILASGDGSGKVTLWDITTARKIREFTPHRSRITGLIFTPDGNRILTSAEERSVKMWDLEGRLQVAEYGLHGDRIRTIALSPDGSTLASGGNDGVRIWDFDSTRELAFIPYNRDWVQTLTFSPDGNILATGSFNTRIDLWQRSRGLLSENP; encoded by the coding sequence ATGAAATTGACAAAGTTAACCCTATTCCTTCTCCTTTTTTTGTCATGGAATGTTTTTTTTTCCCAAGAAAATAAAGCAGAATCTGAAACTTCCCCAGATGATACGGAAATACTTTATTATCGCAACCCAGACCTTGGCAATGTAACAAACCGTTGGCAAGATTTAGAATTATTACGCAGTTTAGAAGAGCATACATCCCCTGTTAATGGTTTAGCATTTGATCCTCATGGCAAAAACTTAGTTAGTGTCGGTAGTTATAACGATCCTCGTATGAGGTTTTGGGAAGTAGAAACTGGGAGACAATTTAAACATCAAAGAGCCCATGGTTCCGCTGTCAGTAGCCTTCTGTACAGTCCTGATGGTAAAACCATCGTTACTACGGGTCAAGCCTCCGATATACGCATCTGGGACGGAGAAACAGGGGAACATGAAACCACTTTATTAAGCCATGCTAATAATGTAATGGCGATCGCCATTAGTCCTGATAGTAAAACCTTGGTGAGTGGAGCATTGGACGGTATCAGGGTTTGGAACTTAGAATTTAGAAGACTATCTTATATTTTAAATAGTGTCGGCAATCCTACTTATGCCCTAGCCATTCATCCCGAAGGCAGAATTTTAGCCAGTGGCGATGGCTCAGGAAAAGTAACCCTTTGGGATATAACCACCGCCCGAAAAATTAGAGAATTTACCCCTCACCGCAGTAGAATTACAGGGCTAATTTTTACCCCCGATGGCAACAGAATTCTCACCAGTGCCGAGGAAAGAAGCGTGAAAATGTGGGATTTAGAAGGCCGTTTACAAGTAGCAGAATATGGACTCCATGGCGATCGCATTCGAACCATCGCCCTATCCCCCGATGGTTCTACCCTAGCCAGTGGAGGCAATGACGGAGTAAGAATTTGGGACTTTGACTCCACCAGAGAACTAGCCTTTATCCCCTACAATAGAGATTGGGTTCAAACCCTAACCTTTAGTCCCGACGGTAATATTTTGGCCACAGGTTCTTTTAATACCAGAATCGACCTTTGGCAAAGAAGTAGAGGTTTATTAAGCGAAAATCCATGA
- a CDS encoding DUF218 domain protein, whose amino-acid sequence MKKKIGAKKSNLTLKKLLKIILFFTMGIIIIITLSLANNLFQAQKNATQPIGAYFVLGGSITREIYVAKVATMNPDIPIIISTGSDDPCIVLIFDREGARLDNTWLETCADSTFDNFFFSVPILKSWGVKKVEMITSDTHLPRAGIMGKISLMAQGIAVDVNGIPEIDGIPANHESDLKTTLDVTRSFLWAWAGQFINPPCDKVIKLSEVDLDFWQQGGFSCESRGKIINN is encoded by the coding sequence ATGAAGAAGAAGATTGGAGCTAAAAAAAGCAATCTCACCCTAAAAAAATTGTTAAAAATTATTTTATTCTTCACTATGGGGATAATTATCATAATTACCCTCAGCTTGGCTAATAACCTTTTTCAAGCCCAAAAAAATGCCACCCAACCCATCGGTGCTTACTTCGTATTAGGGGGAAGCATCACAAGGGAAATATATGTAGCGAAAGTTGCCACTATGAATCCTGATATTCCGATTATCATTTCTACGGGATCCGATGATCCCTGTATAGTTTTGATTTTTGATAGGGAGGGGGCAAGACTTGATAATACTTGGTTAGAAACTTGTGCTGATTCTACCTTTGATAATTTCTTTTTTTCTGTACCCATTCTCAAAAGTTGGGGCGTCAAGAAAGTAGAAATGATTACCTCTGATACCCATCTTCCCCGTGCAGGAATTATGGGAAAAATTAGTTTAATGGCTCAGGGAATTGCGGTAGATGTCAATGGCATTCCCGAAATCGATGGTATCCCTGCTAACCACGAAAGTGATTTAAAAACAACATTGGATGTCACTCGTAGTTTTTTATGGGCATGGGCTGGACAATTTATTAACCCCCCCTGTGACAAAGTGATCAAACTTTCAGAAGTAGATCTCGATTTTTGGCAACAAGGAGGGTTTAGTTGTGAAAGCAGGGGAAAGATAATTAATAATTGA
- the arsC gene encoding glutaredoxin-dependent arsenate reducase ArsC, whose product MKSILVYGIPNCGTCKKAMQWLEDNDINYEFINTKENAPSKEMIANWVKSLGTKSMRNTSGMSYRALGEEKKTWSDEQWIDAFSGDAMLLKRPLFVKDGEAVLVGFRANDTVKREKLSWTST is encoded by the coding sequence ATGAAATCGATATTAGTGTATGGAATTCCCAACTGTGGTACTTGCAAAAAAGCCATGCAGTGGTTAGAAGACAATGACATCAACTATGAATTTATCAACACCAAAGAAAATGCCCCTAGCAAAGAAATGATTGCTAATTGGGTAAAATCCTTGGGTACTAAATCCATGCGTAACACCTCGGGAATGTCTTACCGTGCTTTGGGAGAGGAGAAAAAAACATGGAGCGATGAACAATGGATCGATGCTTTTTCTGGGGATGCTATGCTATTAAAAAGACCTTTGTTTGTGAAAGATGGGGAGGCAGTTTTAGTGGGATTTCGTGCTAACGATACTGTCAAGCGAGAAAAATTATCATGGACATCAACCTAG
- a CDS encoding putative deacylase has translation MSNIKIAGDEVAPCQVKQIQIPVAKLPTQTMMSLPVTVINGKEDGAKLWLSAAIHGDEINGVEIIRRVVSLINPQRLKGCVVAVPIVNVFGFIEQSRYLPDRRDLNRSFPGSESGSLASRLAELFMREIVANCTHGIDLHTAAIHRINLPQVRANLEDEETRQCAIAFNTPVMIHATTRDGSLRQAASKKGIPILLYEGGEALRFDGKSIDMGVRGILRVMNYLNMYNIYNHDLEKKSIMIDKSKWIRASSSGIYLLETELGAEVQKRQVLGKITDPFGNKSVAIKAPFNGIVIGHVQNPLVNQGDAIIHLASC, from the coding sequence GTGAGTAATATCAAAATTGCTGGGGACGAAGTTGCCCCATGTCAGGTGAAGCAGATACAAATTCCTGTGGCGAAGTTACCTACTCAAACGATGATGTCTTTGCCTGTAACGGTGATTAATGGTAAGGAAGATGGGGCAAAACTGTGGTTGAGTGCGGCGATTCATGGGGATGAGATTAATGGGGTGGAAATTATCCGTCGGGTGGTTTCGTTAATCAATCCTCAGAGGTTGAAGGGTTGTGTGGTTGCGGTACCTATTGTTAATGTGTTTGGTTTTATTGAACAATCACGATATTTGCCTGATAGAAGAGATTTGAATCGCTCTTTCCCAGGTTCGGAATCTGGCTCGCTGGCTTCTCGTTTGGCGGAACTTTTTATGCGGGAAATTGTGGCGAATTGTACCCATGGTATTGATTTACATACGGCGGCGATTCATCGTATTAATTTACCCCAAGTTCGAGCTAACCTAGAAGATGAGGAAACTAGACAATGTGCGATCGCCTTTAACACCCCTGTAATGATTCATGCTACCACGAGAGACGGTTCTTTGCGTCAGGCGGCTAGTAAAAAAGGCATTCCTATCCTTTTGTATGAAGGGGGAGAAGCCCTCCGATTTGATGGGAAATCCATTGATATGGGAGTCAGAGGTATCTTGCGGGTAATGAATTACTTGAATATGTACAACATTTATAACCATGACCTCGAAAAAAAATCTATCATGATCGATAAATCAAAATGGATAAGGGCATCTAGTAGCGGAATTTATCTCTTAGAAACCGAATTAGGGGCTGAAGTGCAAAAAAGACAGGTTTTAGGTAAAATTACTGACCCCTTTGGTAACAAAAGCGTTGCCATCAAAGCCCCATTTAACGGTATAGTAATTGGTCATGTACAAAATCCTCTTGTCAATCAGGGGGATGCTATCATTCACTTGGCTTCCTGTTAG
- a CDS encoding Ubiquinone biosynthesis monooxygenase UbiB, producing the protein MSSITKTKTSSRQREIIEIVLGNGWDYMRGILTGGKSDKPQLPTPEVLSRILVQLGPFYVKFGQLLSTRPDLLPPKYIEALTALQANVPPVSWREVEQSLEEQYNQPLDKIFSTLNREPIAAGSIAQVHRATLISGVEVAIKVQRPNIERIVNQDINIIKGIADLVALSDFGNDYDVVTLAEEFTNAVLAELDFRKEATFTDKLRENLAKSKWFDPKKIVVPQIFWDYTTKKVLVMEWLDGTPILEADIPTFEEKPDDNIRTELSTVLFRAFFQQIYIDGFFHADPHPGNIFYLDDGRLALIDCGMIGRLDPRTQQLLTEMLLAVVDIDAQKCAQLTLELSENISLKTNIAKLENDYNIMLRKYYNLSLSQINFSEVFYEILEVSRDNKVKLPGNMGLYAKSLANLEGVARQFNPQINLLDEIKPLTIDLLRRQLLGETPLQTVFRTVLDLKSVGLRSPRQLDVILDRLSSETLQFNLQIRELDNVRRSLDDSANRLSFSIVVGALIVGAAIISTGAGTAQLMLLSNILFAVASLLGLWLVISILRSGRLR; encoded by the coding sequence ATGTCATCCATTACAAAAACAAAAACAAGTTCCCGCCAACGAGAAATAATAGAAATTGTCTTGGGTAATGGCTGGGATTATATGCGGGGCATTTTGACGGGGGGTAAATCAGATAAACCCCAACTGCCTACCCCAGAAGTTTTGAGTCGTATTTTGGTTCAATTAGGCCCTTTTTACGTCAAGTTTGGTCAGTTATTAAGCACTCGTCCTGATTTGTTACCTCCCAAGTATATTGAGGCTTTAACGGCATTACAAGCCAATGTCCCCCCCGTATCGTGGAGGGAGGTAGAACAAAGTTTAGAGGAGCAGTATAATCAACCCTTAGATAAGATTTTTTCTACTCTTAATCGTGAACCCATTGCCGCAGGTTCCATCGCCCAAGTACATCGTGCTACCCTAATATCGGGGGTTGAAGTGGCTATCAAGGTACAACGTCCGAACATTGAGAGAATTGTTAATCAGGATATTAATATTATTAAGGGTATTGCGGATTTGGTTGCCCTTAGTGATTTTGGCAATGATTATGATGTAGTGACATTGGCTGAGGAATTTACTAATGCTGTTTTGGCAGAATTAGATTTTAGAAAAGAGGCAACTTTTACTGATAAATTAAGGGAAAATTTAGCTAAAAGTAAGTGGTTTGACCCAAAAAAAATAGTAGTTCCTCAAATTTTTTGGGATTACACAACCAAGAAAGTTTTGGTAATGGAATGGTTAGATGGTACTCCTATTTTAGAGGCTGATATTCCTACCTTTGAAGAGAAACCCGATGATAATATTAGGACTGAGTTAAGCACTGTTTTATTTAGGGCTTTTTTCCAACAAATATATATAGATGGATTCTTTCATGCTGATCCCCATCCTGGTAATATTTTTTATCTTGATGATGGTCGTCTTGCCCTCATTGACTGCGGTATGATAGGAAGGCTGGATCCTCGTACTCAACAATTATTAACGGAAATGTTGTTGGCTGTAGTTGATATTGATGCCCAGAAATGTGCTCAATTAACTTTAGAATTATCGGAAAATATTTCTCTGAAAACTAATATTGCTAAACTAGAAAATGATTACAATATTATGTTGAGAAAATACTATAATCTAAGTCTTTCTCAGATTAATTTTAGCGAGGTTTTTTATGAGATTTTGGAGGTAAGTAGAGATAATAAGGTGAAGCTACCTGGTAATATGGGATTATATGCCAAAAGTTTGGCTAATTTAGAAGGGGTTGCTCGTCAATTTAATCCACAAATTAATCTTTTGGATGAAATTAAACCTTTGACTATCGATTTACTTCGTCGTCAGTTGTTAGGAGAAACTCCTTTGCAAACGGTATTTCGTACTGTTTTAGATTTAAAATCGGTGGGATTGCGATCGCCCCGTCAACTAGATGTAATCTTAGATAGACTAAGTTCAGAAACCCTACAATTTAACCTGCAAATTAGAGAATTAGACAATGTACGTCGTAGCCTTGATGATTCTGCTAACCGCCTATCTTTTAGCATCGTGGTAGGGGCGCTGATTGTGGGGGCGGCTATTATTTCCACAGGGGCAGGTACTGCTCAATTGATGCTATTGAGTAATATATTATTTGCCGTAGCCAGTTTACTCGGCTTATGGTTAGTCATCAGTATTTTACGCTCAGGCAGACTAAGATAA
- the trpG gene encoding anthranilate synthase amidotransferase component TrpG, with amino-acid sequence MILVIDNYDSFTYNLVQYLGELSTEFAIAKDLVVYRNDQITLEQLQELKPDAIVISPGPGNPQSAGICLELVKKMGQDYPILGVCLGHQTIGEAYGGKIVSAPSLMHGKTSPILHNNAGVFKDISSPFQATRYHSLIVDKSTMPSVLEITAWTEDDIIMGIRHKQYPWIEGVQFHPESILTDSGLQLLRNFLKSIAKYD; translated from the coding sequence TTGATTCTAGTTATCGATAACTACGATAGTTTTACTTATAATCTGGTTCAATATTTAGGGGAATTAAGCACTGAGTTTGCCATTGCCAAAGATCTAGTGGTTTATCGTAACGATCAAATTACCCTCGAACAATTACAAGAATTGAAACCAGATGCGATCGTTATTTCTCCCGGTCCTGGAAATCCTCAGAGTGCGGGGATTTGTCTCGAGCTTGTCAAAAAAATGGGTCAAGATTATCCTATCTTGGGAGTATGCCTAGGACATCAAACCATCGGCGAAGCCTATGGCGGAAAAATTGTCTCTGCCCCCAGTCTGATGCACGGTAAAACTTCCCCCATCCTCCACAACAATGCGGGGGTATTTAAAGATATTTCTTCTCCTTTTCAAGCCACCCGCTACCATAGTTTGATTGTGGACAAAAGCACTATGCCCTCGGTATTAGAAATTACCGCTTGGACGGAAGATGACATTATTATGGGTATTCGACACAAACAATATCCATGGATAGAAGGAGTACAGTTTCACCCCGAGAGCATCTTAACGGATTCTGGGTTACAATTGTTACGAAATTTCCTCAAGTCTATTGCTAAATATGATTAA
- the dgkA gene encoding ATP-dependent diacylglycerol kinase DgkA yields the protein MTNLIDKPAVFTHIESVEKPDYRISKAWKVAPDVFSSFRFAWTGVIYTFKTQRNFRIHTAIALLAISLGLILHVTMTQMAILALTCALVMVLELLNTAIESVVDLTVGKQYHQGAKIAKDCAAGAVLVSAIASVFVACFILLPYGLHLIFSLL from the coding sequence ATGACTAATTTAATTGACAAACCCGCCGTTTTTACTCATATTGAATCTGTGGAAAAACCTGATTATAGGATTTCTAAGGCTTGGAAGGTTGCCCCTGATGTATTTTCTAGCTTTCGCTTTGCTTGGACAGGGGTGATTTATACCTTCAAAACCCAACGTAATTTTAGAATTCATACGGCGATCGCCCTTTTAGCCATATCTTTGGGATTAATCCTTCATGTAACCATGACTCAAATGGCTATCCTTGCCCTTACCTGTGCTTTGGTGATGGTCTTAGAATTATTGAATACCGCCATTGAGTCCGTGGTAGATTTAACCGTAGGGAAACAATATCATCAGGGTGCAAAAATAGCCAAAGACTGTGCCGCAGGAGCAGTGTTAGTCAGTGCGATCGCTTCCGTATTTGTTGCCTGTTTTATTTTGTTACCCTATGGGTTACACTTAATATTTTCACTGCTATAA